In Pectinophora gossypiella chromosome 1, ilPecGoss1.1, whole genome shotgun sequence, one genomic interval encodes:
- the LOC126368859 gene encoding uncharacterized protein LOC126368859: protein MKPLFCGRRPPCPISTIYNHTEFHNALTASKQASRVHVIESSRAGFMPLALPLRSRSDTGRTHTHDRAAYAYSSHVPRPTYTYTYTERAGRLWLHRLIKVTDDGFHHCTRQSAGDASADVQVVVGWCAVLRHLGFVPASLL from the exons ATGAAGCCACTGTTTTGTGGACGGAGACCGCCATGCCCAATTAGCACAATTTACAATCACACTGAGTTCCACAACGCGCTGACGGCATCGAAACAAGCGAGTCGCGTTCACGTTATTGAATCCTCTCGCGCGGGGTTCATGCCGCTCGCGCTGCCGCTGCGTTCGCGCTCCGATACGGgccgcacgcacacacacgatCGCGCCGCGTACGCATATAGCTCACACGTGCCGCGCCCAACGTATACCTACACGTACACTGAGCGCGCCGGACGGCTCTGGCTACACCGACTGATAAA GGTTACTGATGATGGCTTTCACCATTGCACTCGCCAATCTGCAGGGGATGCTTCCGCAGATGTCCAGGTTGTGGTTGGTTGGTGTGCTGTCTTGCGCCACTTAG